The DNA window GTCCGGCGGCGATATCCACCACCCGCACCGGCACCCCTTGTGCTGTGAGCTGTGCAACTGCTTGCTGAATCAACTGCTGGAGATGGACCTTACGCTGACGAATACCGCGCCAGCCAACGCTATTCAGGTAGTTTTTATCGATGTGTCGCCCCAGCCAGCTGCTGCCCTGCGGCTGGTTACGGTAGACGTAATCGAGGGTGCTGCCAGAGTCAAAACCGGTTGTAAAACCCAGACGCACGCCGGCGGATTGAGTCCCCAGCATCTTCATGGCATAGCGTAGCCCTCGGTAAGCTAAATCGTCACAGGAGTAAGGCTCCGGGCCGCCGTTCAATTGCCGCCAGCTATCCGCCCCCGGACTCCAGCGCTCTTCCTGAGAGTAATCGAAAGGCTGCGGCAGCTTCGCGTACAGCACGTCAAGAAACGCGCGTATTTTGTCGAACGCCAGTGCGCGGTCACGCTCGCCCAAGGTATCGTGATAAAAACCGGGCAGCACATGCATTTCTTTCAGCGGGTGACGCAAACGCTGGTAAAAATCACGCTGCGGCTTACGGTGAACCACATAATCCGCACCGGAAACCAGCATCAGCGTCGGTAAGGTGATTGCCGCCGCATCGCTTACCAGCCGCTCCGCCGTGCGGTAGAGATCGAGCAAGATATTGACCGCAATCGCCCGCGCGATTAGCGGATCCTGATTAAAACTCGCCACGCGCTGCGGGTCGTGTGTCAGGTATTTTCCTTTTACATAGGAATTAACAAAAAACAGGCCGCGCAGTTTGTACATTAATCCCAGACCCGCACGCGCAAACGGGACGTAGAGCTTGACCTTAAATGCGGGTGAGGCCAGCACCAGGCCGCGAATATTCGGCGCATAATCATGGGCCCAGGCGGCGGCCAGCACCGCGCCAACGCTTTGCGCGATCACGGTAACGTCCAGCATGTCAGTCTGAGAATTCGCCGCCGCAAAGCGAACAAATTCATCGACATCGCACACCGAGCGCGCCAGCGAGGGACTGAACCCGCGCTCTCCCGGAGAGCGACCATGCCCGCGTGCGTCCCATGCATAAAAATCGGCCTCAGGCATGGCTAACTCATCGACAATATGTTGCAAACGCCCGGAGTGCTCGTGCCCCCGATGGAACAGCACAATCACTTTGCGCGGCGCTCCCGCTGCAAGGGCCGGCCAGTAGCGATAAAACAGCGACGTGTTGTCGCTGGTGACAAAATGGTGTTCTTGCGCAATGCGAGTCTCAACCATGAGATTTTTATCCTTGTACACGCCGTAGCGTTAGTAGCAGAAATAGCGAATAAAGTGGAAAAACACCGGTGCGGTAAAAATCAGTGAATCAAGTCGGTCAAGAATGCCGCCATGGCCCGGCAGCAGCGTGCCGCTATCTTTCACCCCGATATCGCGCTTCACGGCCGACATCACCACATCACCACAAAAACCGGTGACACCTATAATTACCCCCGCCAACAGCGACATCCCCCAGCCGAGCGGCGTCATTAGCGGCCCCAACAGCAGCGCGGCCAGCATCGTGTAGCCGACCCCGCCCAACAACCCAGCCAGCGTCTTATTCGGGCTCACTGTTGGCGTCACCTTGATGCGCCCCAGGGATTTGCCCCACAGATACTGCGCGACATCGTTAAATTCGGTGAGCCCAACAAGGAACAGCACTAGCAGCGCGCCTGTTTGTAGGCCGTCGGCGGGAAGTATTAGCAAAAAAGCAACATGGCTCACGGCAAAAACGGTGGTCATCAATCCCCAGTGCAGCTGAGCCGCACTGTGTAAGAAGCCCTGAGTCTCGCCCACCAGCACCATCCGGGCAGGCAAAAAGAGAAAGGCATAAACCGGAATAAAAATAATGAACAGCCCATACCAGTCGATGCCGATTAGCCCGTAGTTAATGGGGATAGCGATAAACATCCACAGTACGGGCATCCGGTCGGCATCGCGCGCAGGCACCAGCGTCAGAAACTCCTTTAACGCCAGCGCGCTTACCAGCGCAAAGAAAGTTAACGCCAGCCAGCGCGGGCTGATGAGCGCCAGAGAGAAGAGAACGACAATCACCCACCAGGTGCGGATGCGTAACGTTAGCTCGCGCCAGTCTTTATTTGGTTTGCACCAGACCAGCAGGCCGTTAATCAGCGTCGCCAGCAGCAGCACGGCGAAGACCGCGACCAGCGATTTTTCCAGCAGCATCATGGGTGATTCCCCGGTAGCACGCTACGACAGCGGTTGATGATGGTCCAGATCAATAGCAGCGTGACAATCCCCCACGCGACATTGCTCCACGCGATCAACTCCGGCCAGCCGCTCAGCGCCAGTCCCAAGGCTCCGAACACCAACGCGCGATCGCTCTTACCCATGGGGCCCGCATAGCTGCGCACGCCGTTAATCGCCTGTGCCAGAACCCCGGCGAATTCGCTGAAAACGGTGAAAAATAACATCGACAGCACCAGCAGCGGGCAGCTGCCAGGCAATAATATAAAGGGAAGATAGAGCGCGATATCAGATAAGACATCGCCGAACTCATTCAACAGCGCGCCGAGCCGGGTCTTCTGATGACATTCCCGGGCCAGCATGCCGTCCAGCGCATTTAGCGCCATACGGATAAACAGCACGACCGGCAGGAGCCAGAACAGTTCGGGATTGGGGAACAGCAGCAACAGGCCGCCGGTGAGAAATGATAGAACCATCGCGGCCAGGGTAACCTGATTAGCGGTGATCTGTTTCTTCGCCAGGCAGAACATTAGCGGACGCAACAGCGCCTGAAATGCCGGTTTCACGCAGTAGAGGGTCATTATCAATCCTTGATAAGGCAAAGGACCATACTGCATCAGAGCGCTATCTGACCGCCACTGCGCTTACTATCACAACGCCAGTTTCAGAATTAATTCAGGTTCCGGCGCGGATGCTTTTACTGCTGCGACTTCGGCTTCAGGTTTTCATCAAACTCCAGCCGCTTGCGGTCGGGCTCTGCCTCGCTCAGCGGTTGCACCTCAAAAAGTGTGCTCTGACAGCGTTCAACCAGCACCTGGTACTCACGGGTGCCCTGCTTTTTCCACGTCAGCTCCTGCTCGGTTAATGCGCGAATCGCTTTCGCCGGGCTACCGACAATCAAATGGTTGGCGGGCATCTCAGCACGCGCCTTCACAAACGCCGATGCGCCCACAATGCTGTTTTCACCAATGGTCGCGCCGTCAATAATCACCGCGCTCATGCCAACCAGCGCATTACGCCCAATCACACAGCCATGCAGGATCGCGCCGTGGCCGATATGCCCGTTCTCTTCCACTACCGTATCCTGCCCCGGAAAACCGTGCATCACGCAGTTATCCTGAATGTTCGCGCCATCTTTCACCACGATACGACCAAAGTCGCCGCGCAAGCTGGCGTTAGGGCCAACGTAAACCCCTTTGCCGAGGATCACATCGCCAATCAGCACGGCGGTTGGATGTACGTAGCTTTCATTGGGCACAACGGGGATCATTCCGTCCATCTGGTAAATCGGCATGGCTTCTCCTGTTACACCTCGGCTAATCCGCCGAAGCGTTGATAATAAAGCGGCCCCGGTGCGGGCAGCTCGCCCACCGAGCTTTCGCCTTTTTCACTGACCAAAGCCTGGGCGCCGGGTGCAACGCGTTGATAGATATTGATACACAGCTGACGCGCGGTTTGCCCCAGCCAGTGAGCGGGCAGCAGCTCCTCTGGCAGCAGCGGATCTTTTAGCACCACGCGGCGATAGAAATGAATCAGCAGTAAACGAATCTGGAAGCAGCGTTCCGGCGTCAGTTCATCCGGCTCGGCATCGCGTAGCAGCGGCAATAACGGGCGAAACAGGGTGATAAACGCCTCGTACATGGCGTTCTGTTCGGTCAGATGCCAGCACTCTTCCACCCGTTCGCGCAGTGCAGCGCGGGAAAGTGCTAACGGCGAATGGGCTTCAAAGCAGATAACGTTTTCCGCCACGCCCGCTTCATGCAGCAAGGACTGTACGTCCGCCAGCTTTTGCGACGGCGAGGCCAGCAGGCTCGGTGCCAGTGCGCCAAACCCCTGCCACAGCAGCTGTTTTTTGACCTCAGCGAGGGTGTTTTTTTCTAATCCTTCTGAGAGTAACAGCAGCCAGGTGCCGTCCCATTCCGGGGCGCTGGCGCGATAAATTTTGCTTTCGGCACGGCGAGTCAGGCGTAAACCTTTGTCGCTCAGCCGGTAGAAGCTGCGGCGGCCAATGCGCACCACGTCCAGCCACTCTTCTTTGTTGAGACGAAACAGCGCGGTGCGCACAAAGCGTTCGCCAAAGCCGAGTCCTTCAAGTAATGCCGCGACGCTGCCGAGCCAAACCTCACCACCGCGCTGGGATAAGCAGTCGCCGTATAACGAGGCGATAAGCGAGGTGCCGCTCACCGGCATCGCGGTTACCGCCTGCTGAATAAAGCTATCGAGTTTGTCCATATGATTCATTCTGTTGTTATTTTTGTCCTTTTTGAATCATAGCACAGGAAATCCCCGGCTTGCGGCGTAAACGCCTTACCGGGACTACAAGACTGTAGCCCCGGTAAGCGCAGCGCGACCGGGGGACAAGATCAACCGTTAGCGGCAGCTTTACGCAGATCAAACACCCGGCACGCCTTGCCTTCGGAGCGCGGAATACTGCCACAGTTCACGATGCTAACATCGGTGGAAATCCCCACCATCGACTTAATGCGATGGCGCAGATGGTGGCAAATCTGACAGCGCTGCTCATGGTCCAGCGCCAGACCGCTCTCTTTTAGCTCCACGCGCACGGAAAGTGAATCAAGATGCCCACGACGATCCACTTCCAACTGGTAATGCGGCGCCAGATGTTCAATCTTAAGGATCTCTTCTTCCAGTTGCGACGGGAAGACATTGACGCCGCGAATAATCAGCATGTCATCGCTGCGCCCGCTGATGCGATCCATCCGGCGCATGGTGCGGGCGGTGCCTGGCAGCAGGCGCGTCAGGTCGCGGGTGCGGTAGCGGATCACCGGCAGCGCTTCTTTGGTCAGGGTGGTGAACAGCAATTCGCCATGCTCGCCGTCGGCCAGCGGCGTGCCGTCATCCGGGTTGACCACTTCCGGGAAGAAATGGTCTTCCCAGATAGTCGGCCCATCTCCAGTTTCAATACATTCCATCGCCACGCCCGGCCCCATCACTTCGGACAGGCCGTAAATATCCAGCGCGGTAATCCCCAGACGACGCTCGATTTCGGCGCGCATTCCCGCCGTCCACGGTTCCGCGCCAAAGACGCCGGTACGCAGCGAGCAGCCGCGGGCGTCGCCACCCATCTGGCGCTCCAGCTCTTCAATCAGGTTCAGACAATAGGACGGCGTCACCATGATCATATCCGGTTTAAAATCACGGATAAGCTGAGCCTGCTTTTCCGTTTGCCCGCCGGACATCGGAATGACCGTCGCCCCTAAACGCTCCGCGCCATAATGCGCGCCCAGGCCGCCGGTAAACAGGCCGTAGCCGTAGGCGACGTGGATTTTATCTTTCGCCGTGCCGCCAGCGGCACGCAGGGAGCGCGCGACGATATTGGCCCAAGTGTCGATATCGTTTTGCGTATAGCCGACGACGGTCGGTTTGCCGGTAGTACCGGACGACGCATGAATACGCACCACCTGCTCCATCGGCACCGCGAAGGTGTCGAACGGATAGTTGTCACGCAGGTCCTGCTTGGTGGTGCAGGGGAACTTGCTCAGATCGCTCAGTTCATGAAAATCATCCGGATGAACGCCCGCCGCGTCGAATTTGCGGCGATACATCGGCACATTGTCGTACGCATGCTTGAGGGTCCACTTCAGACGCTGGGTTTGCAGGGCCTGTAATTCGTCACGCGATGCGGTTTCAATCGGGTCTAATTTTGTAGTAGTTATCATTTTAGGGTACTCGCAGGTCAATTAGCTCACACTCGCTCAAGGATCATGGCAATGCCCTGACCCACGCCAATACACATCGTACACAGCGCATAGCGTCCATTGCGTCGTTCCAGTTCCAGAGTTGCTGCCAGCGCTAACCGCACGCCGCTCATTCCCAACGGGTGGCCTAAGGCGATGGCGCCACCGTTGGGATTCACGTGTTCAGCGTCATCCGCCAGACCGAGCTGACGCATCACGCCCAGCGCCTGAGCAGCAAACGCTTCGTTCAGCTCAATCACATCCATATCGTTAATATTCAGCCCGGCACGCTCCAGCACTTTACGTACTGCCGGCACCGGCCCCAGCCCCATAAACTTCGGCTCCACGCCCGCCGTCGCCATGGCGACGATGCGCGCACGTGGCGTCAGCCCCTGCGCCTTTGCCTGTTCTGCGCTGGCAATAATCATCGCCGCTGCACCGTCGTTCACGCCTGAGGCGTTTCCGGCGGTGATCACGCCGCCTTTGCGGAACGGGGTTTTCAGTTGAGAAAGCTGTTCGAGAGTGGTTTCTGCCCGCGGATGTTCATCGTCGCGCACAGCGTTAACCGCGCCCTTCTTGCCGATAATCTGCA is part of the Klebsiella huaxiensis genome and encodes:
- a CDS encoding bifunctional alpha/beta hydrolase/class I SAM-dependent methyltransferase; this encodes MVETRIAQEHHFVTSDNTSLFYRYWPALAAGAPRKVIVLFHRGHEHSGRLQHIVDELAMPEADFYAWDARGHGRSPGERGFSPSLARSVCDVDEFVRFAAANSQTDMLDVTVIAQSVGAVLAAAWAHDYAPNIRGLVLASPAFKVKLYVPFARAGLGLMYKLRGLFFVNSYVKGKYLTHDPQRVASFNQDPLIARAIAVNILLDLYRTAERLVSDAAAITLPTLMLVSGADYVVHRKPQRDFYQRLRHPLKEMHVLPGFYHDTLGERDRALAFDKIRAFLDVLYAKLPQPFDYSQEERWSPGADSWRQLNGGPEPYSCDDLAYRGLRYAMKMLGTQSAGVRLGFTTGFDSGSTLDYVYRNQPQGSSWLGRHIDKNYLNSVGWRGIRQRKVHLQQLIQQAVAQLTAQGVPVRVVDIAAGHGRYVLDALEAETTVSEILLRDYSELNVEKGQQMIAERGMSARARFEQGDAFNRAELAALEPKPTLGIVSGLYELFPENAPVRESLEGLGQAIPPGGVLIYTGQPWHPQLKTIAWSLTSHKDGKAWVMRVRTQGEMDALVREAGFEKCTQLIDEWGIFTVSMAVRRDD
- the paaY gene encoding phenylacetic acid degradation protein PaaY, translating into MPIYQMDGMIPVVPNESYVHPTAVLIGDVILGKGVYVGPNASLRGDFGRIVVKDGANIQDNCVMHGFPGQDTVVEENGHIGHGAILHGCVIGRNALVGMSAVIIDGATIGENSIVGASAFVKARAEMPANHLIVGSPAKAIRALTEQELTWKKQGTREYQVLVERCQSTLFEVQPLSEAEPDRKRLEFDENLKPKSQQ
- a CDS encoding phosphatidate cytidylyltransferase; the protein is MMLLEKSLVAVFAVLLLATLINGLLVWCKPNKDWRELTLRIRTWWVIVVLFSLALISPRWLALTFFALVSALALKEFLTLVPARDADRMPVLWMFIAIPINYGLIGIDWYGLFIIFIPVYAFLFLPARMVLVGETQGFLHSAAQLHWGLMTTVFAVSHVAFLLILPADGLQTGALLVLFLVGLTEFNDVAQYLWGKSLGRIKVTPTVSPNKTLAGLLGGVGYTMLAALLLGPLMTPLGWGMSLLAGVIIGVTGFCGDVVMSAVKRDIGVKDSGTLLPGHGGILDRLDSLIFTAPVFFHFIRYFCY
- the paaX gene encoding phenylacetic acid degradation operon negative regulatory protein PaaX, with protein sequence MDKLDSFIQQAVTAMPVSGTSLIASLYGDCLSQRGGEVWLGSVAALLEGLGFGERFVRTALFRLNKEEWLDVVRIGRRSFYRLSDKGLRLTRRAESKIYRASAPEWDGTWLLLLSEGLEKNTLAEVKKQLLWQGFGALAPSLLASPSQKLADVQSLLHEAGVAENVICFEAHSPLALSRAALRERVEECWHLTEQNAMYEAFITLFRPLLPLLRDAEPDELTPERCFQIRLLLIHFYRRVVLKDPLLPEELLPAHWLGQTARQLCINIYQRVAPGAQALVSEKGESSVGELPAPGPLYYQRFGGLAEV
- the paaK gene encoding phenylacetate--CoA ligase PaaK; amino-acid sequence: MITTTKLDPIETASRDELQALQTQRLKWTLKHAYDNVPMYRRKFDAAGVHPDDFHELSDLSKFPCTTKQDLRDNYPFDTFAVPMEQVVRIHASSGTTGKPTVVGYTQNDIDTWANIVARSLRAAGGTAKDKIHVAYGYGLFTGGLGAHYGAERLGATVIPMSGGQTEKQAQLIRDFKPDMIMVTPSYCLNLIEELERQMGGDARGCSLRTGVFGAEPWTAGMRAEIERRLGITALDIYGLSEVMGPGVAMECIETGDGPTIWEDHFFPEVVNPDDGTPLADGEHGELLFTTLTKEALPVIRYRTRDLTRLLPGTARTMRRMDRISGRSDDMLIIRGVNVFPSQLEEEILKIEHLAPHYQLEVDRRGHLDSLSVRVELKESGLALDHEQRCQICHHLRHRIKSMVGISTDVSIVNCGSIPRSEGKACRVFDLRKAAANG
- a CDS encoding CDP-alcohol phosphatidyltransferase family protein codes for the protein MTLYCVKPAFQALLRPLMFCLAKKQITANQVTLAAMVLSFLTGGLLLLFPNPELFWLLPVVLFIRMALNALDGMLARECHQKTRLGALLNEFGDVLSDIALYLPFILLPGSCPLLVLSMLFFTVFSEFAGVLAQAINGVRSYAGPMGKSDRALVFGALGLALSGWPELIAWSNVAWGIVTLLLIWTIINRCRSVLPGNHP